A region of [Bacteroides] pectinophilus DNA encodes the following proteins:
- a CDS encoding protein jag, whose protein sequence is MANVIEITGKSVEDAFMNAIVELETTSDNIGYDVIDKGSNGILGFGSRPAKIKAWVKSEVEAEKKAEEEKAAEVKSTEAAAPAANSDKADVTSDNSDEVLSEPHKKMVVTCDVDKVIRDFLDNMFKAMDMDVNIDIKINEEEGCVNVELGGDEMGLLIGKRGQTLDSIQYLVSLVVNKENEKYMRVKVDTEDYRKRRKETLESLAKNIAYKVKRSKRPVSLEPMNPYERRIIHSALQNDKFVATRSEGEEPFRHVIVYLKNDYRSGGRDNYKKDYGRN, encoded by the coding sequence ATGGCAAATGTTATTGAGATTACCGGTAAGTCGGTAGAAGACGCATTTATGAATGCAATTGTTGAGCTTGAAACAACAAGTGATAACATTGGTTATGATGTAATAGATAAGGGAAGTAACGGAATTCTTGGCTTTGGAAGCCGCCCTGCTAAGATTAAGGCATGGGTTAAGTCTGAAGTTGAGGCAGAGAAGAAGGCAGAGGAAGAAAAGGCTGCTGAAGTTAAGAGTACGGAAGCTGCGGCGCCTGCTGCTAATTCTGATAAGGCGGATGTAACTTCAGATAACAGTGATGAAGTTTTATCTGAGCCACACAAGAAGATGGTAGTTACATGCGATGTTGATAAAGTAATACGTGATTTCCTTGATAATATGTTCAAGGCAATGGATATGGATGTTAATATTGACATTAAGATTAATGAAGAAGAGGGCTGCGTTAATGTAGAACTCGGTGGCGATGAGATGGGACTTCTTATCGGTAAGCGAGGTCAGACACTTGATTCAATACAGTATCTTGTAAGTCTTGTTGTTAATAAAGAGAACGAGAAGTACATGCGTGTCAAGGTTGATACAGAAGATTACCGCAAGAGAAGAAAAGAGACACTAGAATCACTTGCCAAGAATATTGCATATAAGGTTAAGCGTTCTAAGAGACCTGTATCTCTTGAGCCAATGAATCCTTATGAGAGACGTATTATTCATTCAGCACTTCAGAATGATAAGTTCGTAGCAACAAGAAGTGAGGGCGAGGAGCCTTTCAGACATGTAATAGTATATCTTAAGAATGATTACCGTTCAGGTGGACGTGATAATTATAAGAAGGATTACGGCAGAAACTAA